The sequence GACTGTTGCGCAACTGGCATGCACGGCTGAACCTATGAGCCCGGAAGAGGATTCTCTTTAGGCGTTCCCGAGAATGCTGCTTCCCCATTAGACTGATTGGGCTCTGACAAATACTTTGACATGTTCAGTTACTGTTATGCTGTGCTGCGCCTTCCTACCGACTCACACATAGGCCACTAGGGGTCGTCAGACTAATTAGCAAAAAAACAGCCATATACTCACCGATACTAGCAACAAGTCCTCGAAAGGTTTCGTCCCTTTGATCTCTCCGATGAAGCAAGTCGCTGGCAAACGAGGGCTTGTGGACGATGGGTACTAGAACATGTTGATGGCGCATGTGCAatgagaggaagaagcagatgTCAGACCATGGCGCTATCACGTCGATTGGCATGAAGCTCTCAGGCTCATTAGTAGCCTTCAGCGATGCCAATATCGAAGCTTCGCTCGGGCTGTTGCCAGGAAATTGAGGTTGATCGTCCTCTGCCAAGGCTTGAGTTGTGGAAGGAGTATCAAAGAATGTCGTTCTCGAGGTCGAGTTGTCACTGGACCGTATTTCACCAGGTGCACGAAATGCATATGATGTCCAACCTGCTATATTGAGAGGCAGCGTAGCATTTGCAAAATGATCGGGTGGAAATTGAAATATTGGTGTGGACTGCTGCAGGGCACTGATCAGGTCATCGGTTCTGTTATTGTTTGCGCCATCGATAGCCCTTGGTGCAAGACGGTTGACGTTCTCCTGATCGTCGATAGGTAGAGTCACACTACCTGAGACTTGTGCAGGTACCGAATCACCTGCATATCATGCTCAGTGTCATGTCTATCTCCTCCAAGTCCTTTATCCGGCGATTGAACTTACCGTCTGCTCCTGAGCAATCAATGGAGACAAGCGCTCCACTGGACAGGATCTCATCTATATCGGTCATAGTCCTTATGGCCCGATTCACCGGGGTAGTAGATAGACGCTGAACTGGAGAAGCCGAACGACTAGACCGAGACAGGCGTGTGTGGACACTGTCACATATCCACAGGACTATCAGCACACTTAATTACGCTCTCCATCAACAGAGGAGAGCCTACCTGGACGGGCGTCCTGGCTTCTTAAGTGAATATGTAAATGTGCATCGCTCTTTCCGGCGGTAACATCTTTGGCAAGTCGGCTCAAGATTGAGATGGCGAGCAGCGTCCGCATCGGAGCCTTCAAGCTCTTTACACTTTACCTATCCCCGCGAAGAAAGTGATCAGCGCGTTCAACAATCGGGAGAATGATCGTAACGACCCACTTTTTGACGTCGGCACCAGTCGCAAACTTGGTTGGACGGGCGTTTTTCTGCATCGTCGGACATCCCAAATAGCGCTGAAATGATGCAAAGACCAATATGGTAAAGAACTGTAATGAAAGTAAAGAATTGCGACTCAATGCCCTCTTCCAGGACgtggaaaaaaaaagaagcaaGGGCACAGTGGAGGAGATAGGGAAGTGGCGATGGTATGGCTATCATATAAGGGGCATGCTTCCTCGTTTGTGCGTGCAAGGCTTGCCGTCGTTCTTTCTTGCTGTACAGTGACGCTCACGTGTCGAACATTACTATGCGTAATCAAACCACTATTAATTCGAAATGAATCGGTaaattattattatttattattacTGCACATCTGGCTTTCGGATCGGGACGAGGCTTGTACCCATTGAGTGCCATTGATTCAGCGAATTAGCCAAATGAAATTAGTAGGAGTTAAGGGAAGGCGGGCCGTTTCGTCTCCGGTGCCACTTCGGGCCGATGGTAAGATGGCCGGCTAGTTTCCGCCCATGCGTGAACCACTCAACGAATCTCTATAAAACTGCCAGCTGGAATACGCACGAGCAGGTTTCCCTTCATGCATATCCCCACTACGAGTGTACACTACTGAAATTAATAATGTCATCGCTCAACGGTCATTCCAACGGCAACGGTGCCACCCACAAGAGAGTGCTCAGACCAGGCGTCTGGGCCCCCATCCCCACTTTTTTGGATGGCAACGAGGAGCTTGGTAAGTAGTATTACCTATAATTAACAAATTTTCCGAAATTGACGGGATAACTGGAAATGGTTAAGATATCGCCACCTTCAGAAAGCATGTCGTTGAACTTGCCAAAATAGGCATGCAGCCTGTCATTTGCGGGTCGATGGGTGAAGCCTTCCACCTCGCAGACAATGAACGGGTGACTCTCTTTAAGGAGACCCGGGCTGCTCTCGACGAAGCTGGGTTGTTCGACACTGTGGTAATTGCTGGAACGTAAGTTCAAGCTTTAGGATTGTGAGACAGTAGACCAGAATAAACTAACCATCAGCTAGCGGCGCCAATTCCACTCGAGCGACTATCAATCTCTGTCATTTAGCTGCTTCTTCCGGTGCCGATGTCGCCATTGTCATTCCCCCCGGTTACTATGCTGGTGCCATGAGCCCCCTTGCCCTCAAGACCTTCTTCCTTGAAGTCCAAGCCTCTTCCCCCATCCCCGTTATGGTGTACAACTATCCAGGCGCTGCTGGAGGCATCGACCTCTCTTCCGACCTCATCGCCGAGGTCGCCAGGGAAGGCTCTAACATCTGCGGCGTCAAGCTCACTTGCGGAGCCGTAGGAAAGCTTACAAGGATCACTGCTGCTACTGCTACTCCCGCCTTTGCAAACTATCCTCGAAAGAGTGACGTCGCACCAGAGTTCCTCACTCTTGGTGGCTTTGCAGACTTCCTCGCGCCCGCCATGCTGGGTGGTAGAGGCCATGGTGCTATCATGGGTTTGGGCAACATCTATCCTCGCTCTCTTGTCAGATTGTTCGAGCTCTCCCACAAGATTGCTACAGACGCCCAACCTTCTGCCCAAGACCTGAAGAAGGCTCTCGAGCTGCAAGATCTGGTTTCCGGTGCCGATGCATCCTTTTCAAGGGCAGGAATTGCTGGAACCAAATGGTACCTCAAGACTCACAGTGGCTATCCCTCTGCTAGGTTGAGGCACCCCTTGTTGGAGTTTACTGATGAACAGGGGCGGGCATtagagaaggaagaggcggTTGTCAAGTTgatggaggtggagaagagtttgaggcaataaTCATTGAAGATTGTACTAGGCTGTCGTTATGTAACAGATCGCTGTCGAACACCCATGTACTGCTATCCTCCACCCTGATTAGAGATCAATCCAATATCGATATTTCATGAGCAGATCGGATATATAGTTGAACATAAGGTGTTTACTGCAAAGCCTTATATTTTGTCGTTGAACAGTACATTTGATCTCTAGTTCCTTCACGAAAAGCAATGAATGTTTCATAGATCCCATATGTCATACAGAAGCTTGAGAATCCTGAGCCACCATAAATTTATAACTCCCGCTGAAATACCTCGTAAATATCGCTCAGCTTTGTAAACATCATTTTTTTGAGTCACCCGCAATACATAGTAGCCCTCTGGCGTCCTAGATAACCACGCACTAACGAGaattgaagaggaagtcAAGTACAGACAAATACAAAACGGGAGCACTCTTGGTGTGTTTTTTAAGAAAGACGAGAGCGAAAAAAGACTGTTAAATTTGATATTTAATTTCGAGTACTAGGAAGTTACTATTGGCACACAGGGAGGAAAGGGGGGAAGCAGATCAATAA comes from Cryptococcus gattii WM276 chromosome G, complete sequence and encodes:
- a CDS encoding Hypothetical Protein (Similar to TIGR gene model, INSD accession AAW44883.1), producing MIAIPSPLPYLLHCALASFFFHVLEEGIESQFFTFITVLYHIGLCIISALFGMSDDAEKRPSNQVCDWCRRQKVKCKELEGSDADAARHLNLEPTCQRCYRRKERCTFTYSLKKPGRPSSVHTRLSRSSRSASPVQRLSTTPVNRAIRTMTDIDEILSSGALVSIDCSGADGDSVPAQVSGSVTLPIDDQENVNRLAPRAIDGANNNRTDDLISALQQSTPIFQFPPDHFANATLPLNIAGWTSYAFRAPGEIRSSDNSTSRTTFFDTPSTTQALAEDDQPQFPGNSPSEASILASLKATNEPESFMPIDVIAPWSDICFFLSFHQPTLSMLGSVILDLISTQATQDLTSTDMLAAEARRLVYTLRVNLAEPKEGMNLIEREICHRMYWEVVAIEKTLALNGAPIMLSEMEGVPPLPMAVDDEYISEESHFPQPFGKRSYMTGFVIVTRIFRLLGQCLQRHRMFLCEKDQSPDTKGSLRWIEQALEELETLTDDVPVTANFDAAQQEPWWGIQCANIHITALCVQFACIDFRSALSPGYDSPPQRQITARKAYDILSSIPIECLASNGQSVRGKILRVVLSLLSFAPDPSDISGNVWDWWNLYHSVHFIQAVPETSD
- a CDS encoding uncharacterized protein (Similar to TIGR gene model, INSD accession AAW44677.1): MSSLNGHSNGNGATHKRVLRPGVWAPIPTFLDGNEELDIATFRKHVVELAKIGMQPVICGSMGEAFHLADNERVTLFKETRAALDEAGLFDTVVIAGTGANSTRATINLCHLAASSGADVAIVIPPGYYAGAMSPLALKTFFLEVQASSPIPVMVYNYPGAAGGIDLSSDLIAEVAREGSNICGVKLTCGAVGKLTRITAATATPAFANYPRKSDVAPEFLTLGGFADFLAPAMLGGRGHGAIMGLGNIYPRSLVRLFELSHKIATDAQPSAQDLKKALELQDLVSGADASFSRAGIAGTKWYLKTHSGYPSARLRHPLLEFTDEQGRALEKEEAVVKLMEVEKSLRQ